The following are encoded in a window of Mycobacteroides chelonae CCUG 47445 genomic DNA:
- a CDS encoding ATP-binding protein, which yields MNDGLTGRPGDSATQQFWLSRLQVINWGVFDGYHTIEFSRRGTLITGSSGSGKSSLLDAISLAFLSSNRRNFNASSDTTAAGSSMGKRTVDKYVRGLWGELKNPGERPTQMFLRGKGAAWSAIAVTYSGTDGRVITGLVLKWLAPGSDSDSSSRYYLIDADADIRDLCNAWASKGYSAAVFDGAGWRGHKSERWYLEQLYAAVGIQGSSAAQQLLGKAKSLKSVGGLEQFVREYMLDEPESMAAISEALGQITPLVDARAALAVAQRQRQTLGDIEQIQQTYASDAAQLATVDVVDHHTVRDYVDQQRLALAGPEIDLLDTEITRLGGECDEIQSRQDILTGERDKLLGRIAAADSNLAPLKSELAHARARAEEVSRRRTAYDSALWDLGHDEDVESAEEFEAMRVESLRAVTRINAELEAGHDAYVMAAGALSTARDQLRAASSELKRVEHVGTSVPPDEDRMRGEIAAALGLTAKELPYVCELMDLRPGQERWRRSVEKVLRSTGLCLLVPDQHHRQVLRYVNENPMRGYLQMERVIPSGAPRRAEPGTLADCLRLTNPNHECASAAMNLVAGVGDYVLVDTPDEFSKHRRAVTDQGLRKDGDRRAVKDDRRELRASQYIYQGNAGDKRAALSDDVVEAQQAVGDAEKFIGEMDTKREELRSEVVRWSKLHSQYEYWSQIDTDSAEAAVARLQDQYDAMLEANPDLTGLQQQADSYLDEIKKLSERIGALRRQESEHDSRRTRLLDLLDNLNPREVGGHTRSGIEAYVPQLSSSLDVLEPDTYRLELWRQIEKDQSVLRESVTRSRNELNRILNAYDRDFPDSIPNDSENFDEKIHDYVALCRRIDERDLPAAYEQMLRLITEQAPTAVLRLHQLAEEEAHRITDQIDRVNSGLGSVEFNRGTRLTLRAEPKALEAVGELNERARRISGRAVAVSMGDEKAIHDQYQDILQLRNLLAAETPEARQWTRDALDVRNRFVLYCEERDAATGEAIRTYSNAGANSGGEQEKLMAFCLAGALSFNLANPESGDNRPVFAQLMLDEAFSKSDPQFAQQALSAFRKFGFQLVIVATVQNTTTIQPYIDSVVMVSKPDGPGVRPVASTRTVPIGELGDVRKAVNAR from the coding sequence ATGAATGACGGCCTGACCGGCAGGCCAGGCGATTCGGCCACCCAGCAGTTCTGGTTGTCCCGACTGCAGGTCATCAACTGGGGTGTCTTCGACGGGTACCACACCATCGAGTTCAGCCGCCGCGGCACTCTGATCACCGGCTCTTCTGGTAGCGGTAAATCTTCTCTACTGGACGCGATTTCGCTGGCATTTCTGTCGTCGAACCGCCGTAACTTCAACGCGTCGAGCGATACCACCGCCGCCGGCTCGAGCATGGGCAAGCGCACCGTCGACAAGTACGTGCGCGGTCTGTGGGGTGAGCTAAAGAACCCAGGGGAGCGGCCAACGCAGATGTTCCTGCGCGGCAAGGGTGCGGCATGGTCGGCGATCGCGGTCACCTATTCAGGCACCGATGGTCGTGTGATCACCGGCCTCGTGCTCAAATGGCTTGCACCGGGGTCAGATTCGGACTCCTCGAGCCGCTACTACCTGATTGACGCCGACGCCGACATCCGTGACCTGTGCAATGCCTGGGCGAGTAAGGGATATTCGGCTGCGGTCTTCGACGGCGCGGGCTGGCGTGGGCACAAGAGCGAACGCTGGTATTTGGAACAGCTCTACGCCGCCGTTGGTATCCAAGGTTCCTCGGCTGCTCAGCAGCTTTTGGGTAAGGCCAAGTCGCTCAAAAGCGTTGGTGGCCTGGAACAGTTCGTGCGTGAGTACATGCTCGACGAGCCCGAGTCCATGGCCGCGATTTCCGAGGCGCTGGGGCAGATCACCCCTCTGGTGGACGCGCGTGCCGCGCTGGCGGTCGCGCAGCGTCAGCGCCAGACACTGGGCGATATCGAACAGATTCAGCAGACATACGCCAGCGATGCGGCACAGCTGGCCACCGTCGACGTGGTGGATCACCACACCGTCCGCGACTACGTTGACCAGCAGCGGCTGGCGCTGGCCGGCCCGGAGATCGATCTGTTGGACACCGAAATCACCCGGCTCGGCGGTGAATGCGACGAAATCCAGTCGCGCCAGGACATTCTCACTGGCGAACGGGACAAGCTGCTCGGCCGGATCGCCGCCGCCGACAGTAATCTCGCACCGCTCAAGAGTGAGCTCGCTCATGCCCGGGCCCGGGCCGAGGAGGTGTCGCGCCGCCGTACCGCCTACGACAGTGCCCTGTGGGACCTCGGCCACGACGAGGATGTCGAGTCCGCTGAGGAATTCGAAGCCATGCGGGTCGAGAGCCTGCGCGCAGTCACCCGGATCAATGCGGAACTCGAAGCGGGCCATGACGCCTATGTGATGGCGGCCGGCGCGTTGTCGACGGCGCGCGATCAGCTGCGGGCTGCTTCCTCCGAGCTCAAGCGCGTTGAACATGTCGGAACCTCGGTGCCTCCTGACGAGGACCGCATGCGTGGGGAAATCGCGGCGGCGCTGGGTCTTACCGCCAAGGAGCTGCCCTACGTCTGCGAATTGATGGATCTGCGGCCGGGCCAGGAACGGTGGCGCAGGTCGGTGGAGAAGGTGCTGCGGTCTACCGGTCTGTGCCTGCTGGTGCCCGACCAGCACCACCGGCAGGTACTGCGATACGTCAACGAGAACCCCATGCGCGGCTACCTCCAGATGGAGCGGGTGATCCCGTCCGGCGCGCCGCGGCGCGCCGAGCCGGGCACCCTCGCCGACTGTCTGCGCCTGACCAACCCCAATCACGAATGCGCCAGTGCTGCCATGAATCTGGTGGCGGGTGTGGGCGACTACGTGTTGGTTGATACACCCGACGAGTTCAGCAAGCATCGCCGGGCGGTCACCGATCAGGGCCTGCGCAAGGACGGCGACCGGCGCGCGGTCAAGGATGACCGGCGCGAGCTGCGTGCCTCCCAGTACATCTACCAGGGCAACGCAGGCGACAAGCGCGCCGCGCTCTCCGATGATGTGGTCGAGGCGCAGCAGGCCGTTGGTGACGCCGAGAAGTTCATCGGCGAGATGGACACCAAGCGTGAGGAGCTGCGTTCGGAGGTGGTGCGGTGGTCCAAGCTGCACAGCCAGTACGAGTACTGGAGCCAGATCGACACCGATTCGGCCGAGGCCGCCGTGGCACGGCTTCAGGACCAGTACGACGCGATGCTGGAGGCAAACCCCGACCTCACCGGACTGCAGCAGCAGGCCGATTCCTATCTCGATGAGATCAAGAAACTCTCCGAGCGTATCGGTGCACTGAGAAGGCAAGAATCCGAACATGATTCGCGCCGCACGAGACTGCTGGACCTGTTGGACAACTTGAACCCGCGCGAGGTGGGCGGGCACACCCGATCCGGTATCGAAGCGTATGTTCCGCAGCTGTCGTCAAGCCTGGATGTGCTGGAGCCGGACACCTACCGGCTGGAGCTGTGGCGTCAGATCGAGAAGGACCAGTCGGTGCTGCGGGAAAGCGTCACCCGTTCACGCAACGAGCTGAACCGGATCCTCAATGCCTACGACCGGGACTTCCCGGATTCGATTCCCAACGACAGTGAGAACTTCGACGAGAAGATCCACGATTACGTCGCCTTGTGCCGCCGAATCGACGAGCGTGATCTACCCGCCGCCTACGAACAAATGCTGCGACTCATCACCGAGCAGGCACCCACCGCAGTCCTGCGGTTGCATCAGCTCGCCGAGGAGGAGGCGCACCGCATCACCGACCAGATCGACCGGGTCAATAGCGGTTTGGGCTCGGTGGAGTTCAACAGGGGAACCCGGTTGACCTTGCGTGCCGAGCCCAAGGCGCTTGAGGCGGTGGGCGAGCTCAACGAGCGGGCCCGGCGGATTTCGGGGCGGGCCGTTGCGGTTTCCATGGGAGACGAGAAGGCCATCCACGACCAGTACCAGGACATCCTGCAACTGCGGAACCTACTGGCCGCGGAGACTCCCGAGGCCAGGCAATGGACACGCGATGCGTTGGATGTGCGCAACCGTTTCGTGTTGTACTGCGAGGAGCGCGACGCCGCCACCGGCGAGGCGATTCGCACCTATAGCAATGCGGGTGCGAATTCCGGTGGGGAGCAAGAGAAGCTGATGGCGTTCTGCCTCGCCGGTGCGCTGAGCTTCAACCTGGCCAACCCCGAATCCGGGGACAACCGGCCGGTCTTTGCGCAGCTGATGCTCGACGAGGCATTCTCGAAGTCCGATCCGCAGTTCGCGCAGCAGGCGCTGTCGGCGTTTCGTAAGTTCGGGTTCCAGTTGGTGATCGTTGCGACCGTGCAGAACACGACCACCATCCAGCCCTACATCGACAGCGTGGTCATGGTGTCCAAACCCGACGGCCCGGGCGTTCGGCCAGTCGCCTCGACGCGCACGGTGCCTATCGGGGAGCTCGGTGACGTGCGAAAGGCAGTCAACGCCCGCTGA
- a CDS encoding crotonase/enoyl-CoA hydratase family protein: MSEYETLSIRRDGYVLVIGLNRPAKRNAFDKTMLQELSLAFGEFEADAELRAAVLYGEGTMFTAGLDLASVAAEIQSGASLTPEGGINPWQVDGTQLSKPLVVAVHGKVLTLGIELALAGDIVIADETATFAQLEINRGIYPFGGATIRFPRAAGWGNAMRWMLTADTFDAAEAHRIGIVQEVVAAGEHVDKAIAIAQTISRQAPLGVQATLRNARSAIREGETAAETQLVPTIRELFTTEDAALGVQAFLTRTTAEFVGR; encoded by the coding sequence ATGTCTGAATACGAAACCCTGAGCATCCGTCGCGACGGATATGTCCTGGTCATCGGCCTGAACCGGCCGGCCAAGCGCAACGCGTTCGATAAGACGATGCTCCAGGAGTTGTCTCTGGCGTTCGGCGAATTCGAGGCGGATGCGGAGCTACGGGCCGCCGTCCTGTACGGCGAGGGCACGATGTTCACCGCCGGTCTGGACCTGGCGAGTGTGGCCGCCGAGATTCAAAGCGGTGCCTCCCTGACACCCGAGGGCGGGATCAATCCATGGCAGGTCGATGGGACGCAACTGTCCAAGCCACTGGTTGTCGCGGTGCATGGCAAGGTCCTCACACTGGGCATCGAGCTCGCACTCGCCGGAGATATCGTGATCGCGGATGAGACTGCGACCTTCGCGCAGCTCGAAATCAATCGGGGGATTTATCCATTCGGCGGTGCCACTATTCGTTTCCCGCGAGCCGCTGGCTGGGGTAACGCAATGCGATGGATGTTGACGGCCGACACCTTCGACGCCGCCGAGGCTCACCGGATCGGAATCGTGCAGGAGGTCGTTGCCGCCGGCGAGCACGTCGATAAGGCGATCGCCATCGCGCAGACAATCTCGCGACAGGCACCGCTGGGTGTGCAGGCAACCCTGCGCAACGCCCGCTCGGCGATACGCGAGGGCGAAACGGCTGCCGAGACGCAGCTGGTGCCCACCATCAGGGAACTCTTCACCACCGAGGACGCGGCGCTGGGCGTACAGGCCTTCCTGACCCGAACCACCGCCGAGTTCGTGGGCCGCTGA
- a CDS encoding DUF4194 domain-containing protein yields MTTTPLGNINFDDLPGVEPDASAPRTVKGPRFDGDTSDLTDKACWALQNLVARRYLSKDGQPELWASMMEHRKVLASRLSELDLRLRVFDDLEVAYAEPAPLENPSAYGARVLRREPLGTYASIVALHLAKIARTAHDEQVLVSRDDIHELFANVSHDIDRDEAMLRDRVDEAIKRLSKAEILQRTRDDEHSYTISPVINALMSAQMIEALQRQYEQLQRGGAAPEDSTDDEEDGDTDDDE; encoded by the coding sequence GTGACGACAACGCCTTTGGGAAACATCAACTTTGACGATCTGCCCGGTGTCGAGCCGGATGCATCGGCACCCAGAACCGTCAAGGGACCACGGTTCGACGGCGACACCAGCGACCTGACCGACAAGGCGTGCTGGGCGTTGCAGAACCTGGTGGCCCGGCGCTATCTGAGCAAGGACGGCCAGCCGGAGCTGTGGGCATCGATGATGGAGCACCGCAAGGTGCTGGCCTCACGTCTGTCCGAATTGGATCTACGGCTACGGGTTTTCGACGATCTCGAGGTCGCCTACGCCGAACCGGCTCCCTTGGAGAACCCCAGCGCGTATGGCGCCCGGGTGTTGCGCCGCGAACCCTTGGGCACGTATGCCTCGATCGTTGCGCTGCACCTGGCCAAGATCGCAAGGACCGCGCACGACGAGCAGGTGCTGGTCAGCCGCGACGATATCCATGAGCTCTTCGCCAATGTCAGCCACGACATCGACCGCGATGAAGCGATGCTGCGCGACCGCGTCGACGAAGCCATCAAACGCCTGTCGAAGGCCGAGATCCTGCAACGCACTCGCGACGACGAGCACAGCTACACCATCAGTCCCGTCATCAACGCGCTGATGTCCGCGCAGATGATCGAGGCACTGCAACGCCAATACGAGCAGCTGCAGCGTGGCGGTGCGGCCCCGGAAGACTCCACCGACGATGAAGAAGATGGCGATACCGATGACGATGAATGA